From a single Arachis hypogaea cultivar Tifrunner chromosome 3, arahy.Tifrunner.gnm2.J5K5, whole genome shotgun sequence genomic region:
- the LOC112788931 gene encoding uncharacterized protein gives MPNSDAKNMHHNIKWHHSGFKQFSFMNTTTTTTVSVSTHKRSISEPMKNRAMEEEQVDNIIQPSYHPKMELGELKQSIESKKRQYHNMDLQSSLTQEILQLQKRLQQQFVIRRALEKACYLPYSQDATLENSIPKAAKELIKEIGILELEVVYLEQHLLSLYRRRFDQQITTLSTKERRLETASDIERGTVEGATSEKEATVMQYSNISPSNNNSTNCEVKEYYNQLVPDTVLGSSVHRCHSELSQRSVCLVEASPEHIKSKTLDNYHSLPLSMLEQAQCAKSSSTSLGEHLGNFYVDNVPETPNWLSEEMIKCISAIYCELSEPSSLGLKNVSSSISFSSSGYELSSESQSSKLGSQWKKRSSFNLNSTNPFHVKGSKEFSEPYCSMVRIQQLCTDDQKLKEIEYMLRRFRSLVSRLDEVNPRNLRHEENLAFWINVHNALAMHALLVYGVSANNVKRMSTVLKAAYNIGGYTISLDQIQDFILGCRLPRPGQWLRLWFPSKTKSKVRDARKGFAIRRPEPLLIFALCSGSHSDPALHVYTPKRVLEELESAKEEYILSTTSITKEQKIVVPKIVESFAKSSGLGAFDLMEMVKPYLPDSQRKSIREFQSRTSWKGIELAPHNFTFHYLLSKELG, from the exons TGAGCCAATGAAAAATAGAGCCATGGAAGAAGAACAAGTAGATAACATCATTCAACCTTCTTATCACCCTAAAATG GAACTGGGAGAACTCAAGCAAAGCATTGAATCCAAGAAGAGGCAATACCATAATATGGATCTTCAAAGTTCTTTGACTCAagag ATTCTGCAGCTTCAAAAACGATTGCAGCAACAATTTGTGATAAGGCGTGCATTAGAGAAAGCATGTTACCTACCTTATTCACAGGATGCTACATTAGAAAATTCAATACCTAAg GCTGCCAAAGAACTGATTAAGGAGATTGGAATATTGGAATTAGAAGTTGTGTATTTGGAACAACACTTGCTATCTTTGTATAGGAGAAGATTTGATCAACAAATTACAACTCTATCAACCAAGGAAAGAAGATTGGAAACAGCTTCTGACATTGAAAGAGGAACTGTTGAAGGTGCTACCTCAGAAAAGGAAGCTACAGTTATGCAATATAGTAACATTTCACCCAGTAATAATAATTCAACTAACTGTGAGGTCAAGGAATATTACAACCAGCTGGTACCTGATACCGTTTTAGGCTCTAGCGTTCATCGATGTCACTCAGAACTATCTCAGCGATCGGTATGCTTAGTTGAAGCTTCTCCTGAGCACATTAAGAGCAAAACTCTAGACAATTACCATTCTCTGCCATTATCCATGCTAGAA CAAGCTCAGTGTGCTAAATCCAGTTCAACCAGCCTGGGAGAGCATCTGGGGAATTTCTATGTTGATAATGTTCCAGAGACGCCGAATTGGCTTTCTGAAGAGATGATTAAGTGCATATCCGCCATATATTGTGAACTTTCAGAGCCATCTTCTCTTGGTCTTAAAAATGTTTCATCCTCTATTTCATTTTCATCATCTGGTTATGAACTTTCTTCAGAGAGCCAGAGTAGTAAGTTGGGATCGCAGTGGAAGAAGCGTTCCTCCTTCAATTTGAACTCCACTAACCCTTTCCAtgtcaaaggatcaaaagaattTAGTGAACCTTACTGTTCAATGGTAAGGATTCAGCAACTATGTACAGATGATCAGAAACTAAAAGAGATTGAATACATGCTACGGAGATTCAG GTCACTTGTTTCTCGGCTGGACGAAGTTAATCCTAGAAACCTGAGGCATGAAGAGAACCTAGCCTTTTGGATTAATGTGCACAATGCATTAGCAATGCAT GCCTTATTAGTATATGGAGTTTCAGCCAATAATGTTAAAAGAATGTCTACAGTACTTAAG GCTGCATATAACATTGGGGGTTATACTATAAGCTTAGACCAGATACAAGACTTCATTTTAGGGTGCAGATTGCCTCGTCCAGGACAa TGGCTGCGGCTGTGGTTTCCATCAAAGACAAAATCCAAGGTTAGAGATGCAAGAAAAGGATTCGCCATACGTCGTCCAGAACCTTTGTTAATATTTGCGCTTTGCTCGGGAAGCCATTCTGATCCTGCG CTACATGTGTACACACCGAAGAGAGTCCTTGAGGAGCTAGAATCTGCAAAAGAAGAATACATTCTGTCCACTACCAGCATAACCAAGGAACAGAAAATAGTAGTCCCGAAAATAGTCGAGTCTTTTGCAAAGAGTTCAGGTCTGGGAGCATTTGATTTGATGGAGATGGTTAAGCCTTATTTACCTGATTCTCAGAGGAAAAGCATTAGGGAGTTTCAGTCTAGAACAAGCTGGAAAGGCATTGAATTAGCCCCTCATAACTTCACTTTCCATTATCTGTTGTCAAAGGAACTAGGTTAG
- the LOC112788935 gene encoding anaerobic nitrite reductase MHB1 produces MSTLEATAFTEEQEALVVKSWNAMKKNSAELGFKFFLKIFEISPSAQKLFSFLKDSKVPLEQNPKLKTHAVTVFVMTCESAVQLRKAGKVTVRESNLKKMGATHFRVGVVDAHFEVTKFALLETIKEAVPEMWSPAMKEAWSEAYDQLVGAIKSEMKPSA; encoded by the exons ATGAGCACCCTGGAGGCAACAGCATTCACTGAAGAGCAAGAAGCTCTTGTGGTCAAGTCATGGAATGCTATGAAGAAGAATTCTGCTGAACTTGGTTTCAAGTTTTTCCTTAA GATATTTGAGATTTCTCCATCAGCTCAGAAACTGTTTTCATTCTTGAAAGACTCAAAAGTTCCTTTGGAGCAGAATCCCAAGCTCAAGACACATGCCGTGACTGTATTTGTTATG ACGTGTGAATCAGCAGTTCAACTGCGAAAGGCTGGAAAAGTGACCGTGAGAGAATCAAACTTGAAAAAAATGGGTGCTACCCATTTCAGAGTTGGTGTTGTAGATGCACATTTTGAG GTGACAAAGTTTGCACTGTTGGAAACAATAAAAGAAGCAGTGCCTGAAATGTGGTCACCAGCCATGAAGGAAGCATGGAGTGAAGCTTATGATCAGCTTGTTGGTGCCATCAAATCTGAGATGAAACCTTctgcttaa
- the LOC112769332 gene encoding anaerobic nitrite reductase translates to MALTAQQESLIVNSWDMLKNDSADHGLKFFLKIFSAAPEATALFSYLKDSSVPLDQNPKLKTHATVVFVMIAETAIQLRKTGKVNVGESNLKHLGAVHLKLGVTHAHFALAKAALLETIKEGVPCIWSTALSDAWGVAYDQLVAAIKAEMK, encoded by the exons ATGGCACTCACTGCACAGCAAGAATCCCTCATTGTCAACTCATGGGATATGCTCAAGAACGATTCCGCAGACCACGGCCTCAAATTTTTCTTGAA AATATTTAGTGCTGCACCAGAAGCAACGGCATTGTTCTCATATTTGAAAGATTCAAGTGTTCCTTTGGACCAAAACCCCAAGCTCAAGACACATGCTACTGTTGTATTTGTCATG ATTGCTGAAACAGCTATTCAACTGCGAAAAACTGGAAAAGTCAATGTGGgagaatcaaacttaaaacatttgGGAGCTGTTCATTTAAAATTGGGTGTCACACATGCACACTTTGCG ttggcAAAGGCAGCACTTTTGGAGACAATAAAAGAAGGGGTACCATGCATTTGGTCAACGGCATTGAGTGATGCATGGGGAGTAGCTTATGATCAACTTGTTGCTGCTATCAAAGCTGAGATGAAGTAG
- the LOC112788932 gene encoding plastid division protein PDV2 — protein sequence MEEEGIGLVFARATELRLKISNCIHTATATATTSNHAPPTLNGPSPSAADDDDDEATDRLLKICDALETLETQLASLQVLQQQQRYERETALADIESSRKVLIDKLKEYKGKELDVIHEASIFASETVETNNDLLLPPYPSRPPYSMSLDKEYLSQIPSVNKSGRNGLITLDPMIEAKNSLGDKEQNRAANEDKSLRKGLGYFITSAAKTMLTVAGVVSILSVSGFGPNLGKLGVRFNVQDRRQRTEDENERSAAQNVKHRSITQCPPGRILVTENGEARCLVKERVEIPFSAVASTPDINYGCG from the exons ATGGAAGAAGAGGGAATAGGGTTAGTGTTTGCCAGAGCTACAGAACTCAGATTGAAGATTAGCAATTGCATCCacaccgccaccgccaccgccaccacATCTAACCACGCGCCTCCCACTCTCAATGGCCCGTCACCTTCCGCCGCCGACGACGATGATGACGAAGCTACTGATAGGCTTCTCAAAATTTGCGATGCTCTCGAAACCTTGGAGACCCAGCTTGCTTCCTTGCAG GTTCTACAACAACAGCAGCGATATGAAAGAGAAACTGCCTTGGCTGACATTGAGAGCAGTCGTAAGGTGTTAATCGATAAGCTGAAGGAGTACAAGGGTAAGGAATTGGATGTGATACATgaagcttccatttttgctagcgaAACTGTCGAAACCAATAATGATCTGCTACTCCCTCCGTATCCAAGCCGCCCCCCATATTCCATGTCTCTGGACAAGGAGTATCTGTCGCAAATCCCTTCTGTGAATAAGTCCGGTCGCAATGGATTAATCACACTCGATCCAATGATTGAGGCAAAAAACAGCCTAGGTGATAAGGAGCAAAATCGTGCTGCAAATGAAGATAAAAGTTTAAGAAAAGGGTTGGGATATTTCATAACTTCTGCAGCCAAAACAATGCTTACAGTTGCTGGAGTGGTATCAATATTAAGTGTGTCTGGCTTTGGGCCTAATCTGGGGAAGTTAGGCGTCCGATTCAATGTACAAGACCGGCGTCAAAGAACAGAAGATGAGAATGAAAGATCTGCTGCCCAGAATGTGAAGCATAGATCAATTACTCAGTGTCCGCCTGGTAGAATTTTGGTGACGGAAAATGGGGAAGCTCGATGTCTTGTGAAAGAGAGAGTGGAAATTCCATTTTCGGCTGTTGCTTCAACACCTGATATAAACTATGGATGTGGTTAA
- the LOC112788930 gene encoding putative pentatricopeptide repeat-containing protein At3g18840 codes for MRHLRVRDALVYHDHVLAIKSGLASSIFTCNQLIHRYSNHGFVQEAQKVFDGMHQRNEFSWNAIIMAYIKAHNLPRARSLFDSASHKDLVAYNSMLSAYVGADGYETEALDFFAAMQSARDTVGIDEITLTTMLNLTAKLGMGYHGKQIHSYMVKTANDSSKFATSSLIDMYSKCGSFHEACNVFSGCDGMVDLVSKNAMIAACCREREMDMALNLFWKNHELNNIVSWNTLLVGYAQNGYMEKALALFAEMIENGIGCDEHTLASVLSTCSGLKCLKLGNCVHAWVLRNGCISNQFISSGIVDLYCRCGNIRYAELVYAGIGIENPFAVSSLITCYSSQGNMIEAQRLFNSLTERSYVAWTALFSGYVKSQQCEAVFKLFREYISTKALVPQAMIIIRVLGACTMQAALSLGRQIHAYILRMKFLMDEKLLGALVDMYSKCGNIMHAEKIFRLVNNSNRDAISYNIMIAGYAHHGLENKAIQLFEEMSKKSVKPDAITFVALLSACRHRGLVELGENIFISMEEEYNVVPDNYHYACIVDMYGRANQLEKAVEFIRKIPIQIDATIWGAFLNVCQMSNNTDLVKQAEEKLLKIDVDNGSRYVQLANLYAAKGKWDEKGRIREKMREKEAKKVAGCSWIYVADGIHVFTSGDASHTKGDAIYAT; via the coding sequence ATGAGGCATTTGAGAGTGAGAGATGCTCTGGTGTACCATGATCATGTCCTTGCTATAAAATCTGGTTTGGCATCAAGCATTTTTACTTGTAATCAACTCATTCACAGGTACTCGAACCATGGCTTTGTTCAAGAGGCACAGAAAGTGTTCGATGGAATGCATCAACGAAATGAATTCTCTTGGAATGCCATTATTATGGCCTACATAAAAGCACACAATTTGCCTCGAGCACGATCACTTTTCGATTCTGCCTCCCACAAGGACTTGGTTGCTTACAATTCCATGTTGTCGGCTTATGTCGGCGCTGATGGTTATGAAACCGAGGCACTTGATTTCTTTGCTGCAATGCAATCTGCGCGCGACACGGTTGGGATTGATGAGATCACTTTGACAACCATGCTTAACTTGACTGCCAAGCTAGGCATGGGGTACCATGGGAAGCAAATACATTCATACATGGTGAAAACTGCAAATGATTCAAGCAAGTTTGCAACAAGCTCTCTTATTGACATGTACTCTAAATGTGGTTCTTTTCACGAAGCATGCAACGTGTTTAGTGGTTGTGATGGGATGGTGGATTTGGTTTCAAAGAATGCAATGATTGCAGCTTGTTGTAGGGAACGAGAGATGGACATGGCTTTGAATTTGTTTTggaaaaatcatgaattaaatAACATTGTATCCTGGAATACGTTGCTTGTAGGATATGCTCAGAATGGCTATATGGAGAAGGCACTTGCCTTGTTTGCCGAGATGATTGAAAATGGTATCGGCTGCGATGAACACACTTTGGCTAGTGTTTTGAGTACCTGCTCTGGTTTAAAGTGCTTGAAATTAGGCAACTGTGTTCATGCTTGGGTGTTGAGAAATGGTTGCATTTCAAATCAATTTATTAGCAGTGGCATTGTTGATCTCTACTGTAGGTGTGGGAATATTAGATATGCGGAGTTAGTCTATGCAGGAATTGGGATTGAGAATCCATTTGCAGTTTCTTCATTGATTACATGCTACTCATCTCAAGGTAACATGATAGAAGCTCAAAGGCTCTTCAATTCACTTACAGAAAGAAGTTATGTTGCCTGGACAGCTTTATTTTCAGGTTATGTCAAATCACAACAATGCGAGGCAGTCTTCAAACTCTTCAGAGAGTATATATCTACAAAAGCTCTAGTTCCTCAAGCGATGATCATTATTCGCGTGCTTGGCGCATGTACAATGCAAGCAGCCCTTAGTTTGGGAAGGCAGATTCATGCTTACATCTTGAGAATGAAATTCCTCATGGATGAGAAATTGCTGGGTGCTTTGGTTGATATGTACTCAAAATGTGGGAATATTATGCATGCTGAAAAAATCTTTAGACTAGTTAACAATAGCAACAGAGATGCAATCTCGTATAATATTATGATAGCTGGTTATGCTCACCATGGGCTTGAAAATAAAGCTATTCAGCTTTTTGAGGAGATGTCGAAGAAAAGTGTCAAGCCTGATGCAATTACTTTTGTTGCACTCCTTTCGGCTTGTCGGCATCGGGGATTAGTAGAACTAGGAGAAAATATTTTCATTTCCATGGAAGAAGAGTACAATGTAGTGCCTGATAATTACCACTATGCATGTATTGTTGATATGTATGGAAGGGCTAATCAACTAGAAAAGGCAGTAGAATTTATTAGGAAGATCCCTATACAGATAGATGCTACAATCTGGGGTGCATTTCTTAATGTTTGTCAAATGAGCAACAATACAGACCTTGTCAAACAGGCAGAAGAGAAACTGTTAAAGATTGATGTCGATAATGGGTCTCGGTATGTGCAATTGGCCAATCTTTATGCTGCCAAAGGGAAATGGGATGAGAAGGGAAGAATAAgagagaaaatgagagaaaaagagGCTAAGAAGGTTGCTGGTTGCAGTTGGATATATGTGGCAGATGGTATTCATGTATTCACTTCTGGTGATGCATCTCATACAAAAGGAGATGCAATATATGCAActtga